In Lactococcus protaetiae, the genomic window TGAGGTTAGGGTCAATAGCTGTACCCAACATAATATTTACATCATTACCCGCAGCTTGGATAACAATTTCTGAAGCATCTTGTGCTTCAATCAAACTCATATCCATACCACCTGTAACATTCAAGAGAACATTTTCAGCACCTTCAATAGTTGTTTCAAGAAGCGGTGAATAAATGGCTTTGCGTGTGGCTTCAATGACACGTTCTTCTCCAGTAGCCACACCAATACCCATAAGGGCATCTCCTTTGTTTTCCATAACAGTTTTCACGTCAGCGAAGTCAAGGTTAATCATACCTGGATTTGTAATAAGGTCCGTTACACCTTGCACCCCTTGACGAAGAACATTATCTGCTTCACGCAATGCCTCTGTCAAAGGCGTTTTCTTATCTACAATTTCAAGCAAGTTATTATTTGAAATGATAAGCAAGGTATCAACATTGGCACGAAGTGCTTCAATACCTTCTGTTGCGAAGTAGCTCCGTTTTGATCCTTCAAAACCAAATGGACGTGTTACGACTGCAACAGTCAAAGCGCCAAGCTCTTTTGCAATTTGAGCAATCACTGGTGCAGCACCTGTACCAGTACCACCACCCATACCAGCGGTGATGAAAATCATGTCTGAGCCTTCAAGCGACTGAGCAACTGTTTCAGCTGATTCTTCAGCTGCACGTTTACCAACTTCAGGTTGTGCGCCAGCACCAAGACCACGAGTTAACTTTGGGCCAAGCTGAATCACTGTGTCAGCTTTTGAGCTTCGCAGTGCTTGCACATCAGTGTTTGCAGCGATAAATTCAACGCCAGAAACACCTTCTTCAATCATACGGTTGATGGCATTACCACCACCACCGCCGACACCGATTACTTTAATTACAGCACCAGTAGTCAAGTCTGTATCAAATGAAAATTCCATGTTTTTTATTTCTCCGTATTTACTTTCAGATTAGTCGAAAAGGTTGCCGAACATATTTTTAACACGATCAACGATGCCTTCTTTTTCTTCTTCAGGTTCAGCTGCTTTCGGTGTAGCCACAGGTCTTGTTTGTTGTTCTGCGTAGAATTCACTTTCTCCACTTGCTGCTGGTGCAGCAGGTTGAACAGTTACATTCTGAACGGGAGCAACATATGTTTCCTCAACAGGCGTATAAGCGTAATCTCCAGAAAGCGCATGTGAAACAAGAATATCAATATCACTGCGATTTCCAATGTAATTGACTACACTAATCACTTGTGCAAATGCAGGATTTCTTAATCCCATTTCACCTGGAACAAAAAGTCTAGCATTAATCCCTAGTGTTCTCGTTGCTAAATCAACAACACCAGGCATCGCAGCAGTACCTCCAACCAAAATCAACCCACCAGGAGCCTCAAATGTACGACCACGTTCTAAATCTTGACGAACACGATCAAAAATTTGAGTCATCCGAGCTTCAATGATTTGTGAAAGATAATACTCTGTTACTTGTTCTGGTTCATCTTTTCCAACGACGTCAACAAGAAAATATTCATCTTGGCTTGCACGTTCAGTACTTGCTTCACCATAATTTACTTTCAAATCTTCGGCAGCAGAGATTGATGTATTCAAAACTGTTGAGATATCTTTGGTTACATAGTCTCCACCTTCAGGGCTTGTATGCGTAAACTTAAGGGCTTGTTCTTTTACAGCTGTTACTGTCGTTTGACCAGCACCCAAGTCAACCATGATTGTTCCAAACTCACGTTCACCTTCTGAAAGAACGTATTGTGACATTGCAAGCGGAGCGATAACAATATTGTCAACACTCAAACCTGCACGTTCAACAACTTTACGGATATTATGAACAAGTGTTTTAGGTCCTGTGTAAACTACTCCACGCATTTCAAGACGTACTCCAAACATACCTCTTGGATCTGAAATACCTGTAAATCCGTCAACTGTAAACTCAGTTGTTTCCACAGCGATGATTTCACGTTCAGGAACAATCCCACGCATCAAAGCGTTTTGAATGACTTGAAGTACATCGTTGTCTGTAATTTCTTTAGTTTCACCAACAATTGGTACCATTCCTTGGCAGGGTTCCATTTCGAGGGAATTTGCTGGAATACTCACATTGATACGATCAATCGTGATTCCTGCACGTTCTTCAGCGGCATTTACAGCTTTGCGTAAAGCTTGCGCTACCTTCTCAATATCTACAATAATTCCATTTTTTAGGCCATCGGATTTTGCATTTCCGACACCAATAATATTCATTTCACCTGAGACGTATTCTGCAACAAGCACTTTGATTGTGTTTGTCCCGATATCTACGCCTGTATAAAGTCCACTTTTTGCCATAAAAGCGACTCCTTTCCCTC contains:
- the ftsZ gene encoding cell division protein FtsZ, which produces MEFSFDTDLTTGAVIKVIGVGGGGGNAINRMIEEGVSGVEFIAANTDVQALRSSKADTVIQLGPKLTRGLGAGAQPEVGKRAAEESAETVAQSLEGSDMIFITAGMGGGTGTGAAPVIAQIAKELGALTVAVVTRPFGFEGSKRSYFATEGIEALRANVDTLLIISNNNLLEIVDKKTPLTEALREADNVLRQGVQGVTDLITNPGMINLDFADVKTVMENKGDALMGIGVATGEERVIEATRKAIYSPLLETTIEGAENVLLNVTGGMDMSLIEAQDASEIVIQAAGNDVNIMLGTAIDPNLKDEIRVTVVATGVTKEVADEALGFQPETRRQPNLTHNTNMAGSRPVQQQQATPQAQNQSSAFGDWDIRRENSPRQSVNNTRESSSVTSFNGIPSSDEDLDTPPFFRKH
- the ftsA gene encoding cell division protein FtsA; this encodes MAKSGLYTGVDIGTNTIKVLVAEYVSGEMNIIGVGNAKSDGLKNGIIVDIEKVAQALRKAVNAAEERAGITIDRINVSIPANSLEMEPCQGMVPIVGETKEITDNDVLQVIQNALMRGIVPEREIIAVETTEFTVDGFTGISDPRGMFGVRLEMRGVVYTGPKTLVHNIRKVVERAGLSVDNIVIAPLAMSQYVLSEGEREFGTIMVDLGAGQTTVTAVKEQALKFTHTSPEGGDYVTKDISTVLNTSISAAEDLKVNYGEASTERASQDEYFLVDVVGKDEPEQVTEYYLSQIIEARMTQIFDRVRQDLERGRTFEAPGGLILVGGTAAMPGVVDLATRTLGINARLFVPGEMGLRNPAFAQVISVVNYIGNRSDIDILVSHALSGDYAYTPVEETYVAPVQNVTVQPAAPAASGESEFYAEQQTRPVATPKAAEPEEEKEGIVDRVKNMFGNLFD